Genomic segment of Aureibacillus halotolerans:
ATGTCGTCGATCCAATCCTCTCGATCATTACGACGGTTGGCCTTGATCATGAGGCGATTTTAGGACATACGATTCAAGCCATCGCTTCTGAGAAGGCAGGCATTATTAAATTAAATCGGCCAGTCATCTCAGGCGTGTTAGAGCCAGAAGCGTCTAATGTCATTCGTCAAAAAGCTGCTCAAATGAATAGTGTATTGCTAGAGATTGGTCACTTTTTTTCTGTGAAGAAGGCTGCTAAACATAAAGAAGGTGTCACATTCACGTACAAAAGTGACCAAGCCCAAGATGAGAAGAGCTATGTCGTTGGCATGCACGGACTCTATCAAGCACACAATGCGAGTCTTGCGGTGACTGCCGCCAGATATCTTTTAAATAAGACGGATTTTACAAACATCTCTGAACGCTCCATCGAAAGCGGTTTGCAGCATGTATCGTGGCCGGGACGCTTTGAACGTTTGCTTAACGAGCCAGCGCTCTATTTGGATGGAGCCCATAACCCACCTGCTGCGAAAGCACTTGTGGAGACCATTCAAGCAATTTGGCCAAATCAACCTGTTCGCATGCTAGTCGCCGTATTTGCAGACAAGCAAATCGATGCGATGCTGGACGTATTCAAGCCATTAAAGGGAGAATTAATCCTCACTACATTTTCCCATCCACGGGCGATCAACCAAGACGATCTGGAAGCTGTAGGGGCAAGAGCGAATGTTGCCGTGGCTACAAAGTGGCGTGATGTCCTAAGGCGTTGGTTTCAGGAGCCAGGAGCTCCAATGATCGTCACCGGTTCCCTAACGTTCGTTCAAGAGGTTCGGGAAGGTATTCACGAAATACAGCAAGAGAAGTCATCAAAGGAATAAAGTCGGGGGTGGTTTCAATGTCTGCGTTCTGGATGGTGTATTTTATTCTAATAGGCCTCGTGACCAGCTCGTTTTTTTCACTCGTTGGTTTGCGTGTGCCGCAAAAGCAATCGATTCTCAAGCCGCGCTCTCGTTGTGACTCATGCGGAGTGACGCTTACATGGAAACAGCTTATTCCTGTCGTTTCATATAGCGTGCAAAAAGGGCGTTGTGCTTCTTGTGGCACACGTATTTCACCTATTTTGCCTTTCTTTGAGTTATTGACGGCCGCGGTGTTTGCTGTGACGTACATGACATTTGGTTTGCAATGGTACACTGTCATCGTGTTGCTTTTTTTCGCTTTGCTTCACATGATTTCCGTGTCTGATCTATTTTTCATGCGCATTCCGAACATCATCCTTCTCGTTGGAGGAGGGCTAGTCGTCATCGTACAGCTGTTTAATCCTTATATGACCTTAGTTTCTTCATTGATTGGGGGAGCTGTTGGCTTTGGTGTGCTTTTCCTCCTCATGGTTATTAGTCGTGGTGGCATGGGTGCAGGAGATGTAAAATTGTTTTTCTTCGTAGGTTTTGTGCTTGGTTGGGGAGACACATTGCTCGTCCTGTTTTTGGCTTCACTCCTTGGCGCGGTCTATGGCATCATTGGTAGAATAGCTGGACGGTTCGAGAGAAAGCAATCTATCCCTTTTGGTCCCTTTATTTCATTAGGCGCAGTAATTGTTGTGCTGTATGGCGATATTTTGCAACGCTGGTATATGGGCGGATAACATGCAATGTCCTCTTTTAGATGGATTGGCGAAACCTGTTCTATTTTTTCTCTATGAAAATATACTAGAACAAAGCGTCAGCATCATCTGAGGAGGGACAAGCATGGAAGAGAAGAAAGATTGTATTGCCGTAAGAATAAATGGGAAGCCGGCAACGCATTATGTCGCCTCTCACCGGGCGCCAGAAGAACAGATGACAATTTTTGAAACGGCCGCATCATCGCCTACAAATGAAAGCGAAGATGAATCTATCGATTGGATTCAACCAGATGTAAACATACCCATGAAAACGAGTCCCACTTCATTTCAAAAACGACCTTTTACGGGGATAGGTAGAATTGTTGAACGGCGTCATTTATGGTTTTCTACTTTATCTGCAATTGCTGTAGGAATTTTCTTTGGCTTTTGTTTGTTGTTTCTGTTTTCTTCCTCGACAACAAATGAGTCGCCAACGCAGCAAACGGAAAACAAACCTCCTGTGGCCTCGGCGCCATTACAAAATAAACAGTCCACATCCGCTGCGTTTACATACAAAGGGTATGTCGTCCAAACGGGTGTGTTTAATGATGAAGCATCTGCAGAGGCGACGAAAGCTTCACTTGATGCAAAAGGCATTCCGGTCTATCAAGTAAAAGAGAACGGACAATACGTCCTTTACTCACACCTGACAACTACGGAAGAAGCGGCGAAGGAATGGAGAGCGAGCTTTCCAGATACAGACATGTATGTAAAATCAATCGAACGAGTGTCGGATGCCCCGGAACGACTGAAAATGGCAGCTAGTTTGTTGAACGCTGTCCAATCCGGTGAAACATTATCAACCATTCAAAGGAATGCTGAGAAAACACTGGCTTCAAGTTCTTCGCGAGAAAACATTACAGACCTTGTAACAAGCGTACAGCAAGCGAGTTCTGAAGAGGATATTACTTCCATTAGCATTGAGACAATTCTATCGGTAAAATGAGATAGAAAATAGCAAGTTGAATGGAATAAACACACTTTGTTTACATGTCTTTCACGGAATGGCTTTCATTCCGTCATAAAATGACAGAGTATGACGAACGCTATGATTAACGAAAAATCGTGTTTTACTTGTTCGTATAGGAGAGAAAGGTTTGCTATACTGCATTCACCTTTCTCTCCTGTGTGTGTTGTATGAAGGAGGACGTGCATGAATACCTTAGTGCTTGCATCAGGTTCACCCAGGCGGCTTCAGCTTTTAGAGTCGTTCGGATATGCTTGCACCGTCATCAAAAGCACCATTGAAGAAACAATGGATGAGACGATGTCGCCAGAGCACATTGCTCAGGAACTCGCGCTTTCT
This window contains:
- a CDS encoding bifunctional folylpolyglutamate synthase/dihydrofolate synthase; translation: MTYEEAYQVLKNRAAFGIKPGLARMERLLAEAGHPERALPVIHIAGTNGKGSTLRMLSSVLMASGYRVGAMTSPALSHYLDQLSINHLPIEEDTFADIVAEGEALASRLNWEDIGEPTEYEMLALVFFMWMADEGAVDVLLVETGLGGRLDMTNVVDPILSIITTVGLDHEAILGHTIQAIASEKAGIIKLNRPVISGVLEPEASNVIRQKAAQMNSVLLEIGHFFSVKKAAKHKEGVTFTYKSDQAQDEKSYVVGMHGLYQAHNASLAVTAARYLLNKTDFTNISERSIESGLQHVSWPGRFERLLNEPALYLDGAHNPPAAKALVETIQAIWPNQPVRMLVAVFADKQIDAMLDVFKPLKGELILTTFSHPRAINQDDLEAVGARANVAVATKWRDVLRRWFQEPGAPMIVTGSLTFVQEVREGIHEIQQEKSSKE
- a CDS encoding prepilin peptidase is translated as MSAFWMVYFILIGLVTSSFFSLVGLRVPQKQSILKPRSRCDSCGVTLTWKQLIPVVSYSVQKGRCASCGTRISPILPFFELLTAAVFAVTYMTFGLQWYTVIVLLFFALLHMISVSDLFFMRIPNIILLVGGGLVVIVQLFNPYMTLVSSLIGGAVGFGVLFLLMVISRGGMGAGDVKLFFFVGFVLGWGDTLLVLFLASLLGAVYGIIGRIAGRFERKQSIPFGPFISLGAVIVVLYGDILQRWYMGG
- a CDS encoding SPOR domain-containing protein, with amino-acid sequence MEEKKDCIAVRINGKPATHYVASHRAPEEQMTIFETAASSPTNESEDESIDWIQPDVNIPMKTSPTSFQKRPFTGIGRIVERRHLWFSTLSAIAVGIFFGFCLLFLFSSSTTNESPTQQTENKPPVASAPLQNKQSTSAAFTYKGYVVQTGVFNDEASAEATKASLDAKGIPVYQVKENGQYVLYSHLTTTEEAAKEWRASFPDTDMYVKSIERVSDAPERLKMAASLLNAVQSGETLSTIQRNAEKTLASSSSRENITDLVTSVQQASSEEDITSISIETILSVK